In a genomic window of Labeo rohita strain BAU-BD-2019 chromosome 20, IGBB_LRoh.1.0, whole genome shotgun sequence:
- the bloc1s2 gene encoding biogenesis of lysosome-related organelles complex 1 subunit 2, which yields MAATGEEAAAMDSISKAPVPPTELKLTAEPELKRDATTNDATENQKAKRPSNNNDGGVETAEEATEPAEPDINELCRDMFDKMAVFLQGELTATCEDYKLLENMNKLTSLKYMEMKDISINISRNLQDLNQKYASLQPYLDQINQIEEQVTALEQAAYKLDTYSKKLEAKFKKLEKR from the exons ATGGCCGCTACGGGGGAGGAGGCCGCGGCGATGGACAGCATCAGTAAAGCACCCGTTCCCCCGACCGAGCTCAAGCTCACAGCCGAACCGGAGCTCAAGAGGGACGCGACCACAAACGATGCGACAGAGAACCAAAAAGCCAAAAGACCCAGTAATAACA ATGACGGAGGAGTGGAGACAGCAGAGGAGGCCACTGAACCTGCTGAACCTGACATCAATGAGCTCTGCAGGGACATGTTTGACAAAATGGCAGTTTTCTTACAAGGAGAGCTCACTG CAACCTGTGAGGACTACAAACTCCTGGAAAACATGAACAAACTCACCAGCCTGAAGTACATGGAGATGAAGGACATATCCATCAACATCAGCCGCAATCTGCAAGATCTCaatcagaaat ATGCCAGTTTGCAGCCTTACCTGGATCAGATTAACCAGATCGAGGAGCAGGTTACGGCTCTGGAACAGGCTGCTTATAAACTTGACACATATTCAAAGAAACTGG